Part of the Spinacia oleracea cultivar Varoflay chromosome 5, BTI_SOV_V1, whole genome shotgun sequence genome, TGCCTATTTCCAACCTAAAAACCTTTGAAATTTGTAAACCCTAGCGAGAAAAATAGAGAGTATACGCACAAATAATCATAAAATCTACTTCGTACATTTTAGACCCTTACACCCAACCTAATAAACAATACATGATGATATTGTGAAACTACAACCCTACCCCCACTGGTAGTGGGGGAATTATAGGGGAAATCCTTACCTCTAAAGAGCCCCTAGTGGAATTTTATCCCATAACCTTGAGGTTATGATGCCAAACTTTTACCACTAGACCAAGCCTTGCTTGGTGAGTAGTTACAAACTTGTAATGTTAGTACACACGGCAAGAAAATTCTACAACAAACATCGTGTACCGCTATTTTCCTCTAATACATAAACATTGTGTACGGCTATGAATCACTAATAATATCCACATTTTTTTACTCATTCTTAATTAATACTCAATGAAATTATAATTAGTCTTTTTTCTTTCTCATCGGCAATTCATTCTTGACCttcaaaaataattatattgacTAATTAGATTTGGCATATTCCTTTCAACCCTACCCTCCATGTTACTCGCCTCCATTCTTTTTGGCATTGGAACGAACATGACAAACTTTTCTATGATTTTGCACGTGGAAATTATTtctttagtttttatttttggaccatAAATTTAGAACCCGATGCAAATTTTATTTTGGATGTCCGATATTACAATCTTCACATTTAACaataaaaagtttaaaacaaaaatacaaCACGCTAATTCCAGACATAAACCGGTAATTGTCTTTGGACATTTTAACAATACTGTAATTTTGTACTTACGTTGATGTTAGTTCCAAATAGCATGTCACCATGTCAGTGTAGGCAACTAGACTTTTTTATATGCATGCACCCCAAATTTCACCAAATTTACAAGTTACAACCGATTGACTTTTACACTGTTTCTACATTAATTTTCACCAAATTTTCttactaatatataaaagtCAAATATTATTATGTTGTTAGATTAGTTTTATGTGTATTTTTCAATtatcaatttttaaaactttttcTATTATGTAATTGCACATAAATACATTCAAAGTAGTGCCTTAGACAAGCAGTGGCATAGACAGGCAAATATATTAGTTAAACTATTGTAAGTATTCAAGAACATAGGAAGTATATAATAGAGATGCAACCTTGTCCGTTGTGTCTCTAAAATTGGAAAGGTTACTAGGTAAAGTTTCAGGTTTTGGTTAGATGAAGTCGATAGGGGAGAGTAATACTACATGTGAATTGAACTCGTAAAGTGGTAGTTCTATAATATTTTGGTAAACTTAAAAGgacaaatgaaaaagaaaaaggggacATTCCTAAAGGGATTGAGAATAATTGTCTAAGAACATACAGTTTTCAATACGTATAATAATGGGGgccataaaataaaaaagtaggTGAGGCGAATAGGGTGATAGGAGTAAGTGATAATGGTATACAGCACATGGAAATAGATAGTTCCAACTTCCAACAGAAATAGTATGTGAATCCTGGGACTTTgaactttgaagtttgaacaaGTTAGGTTGGCAACAAATAATGGCAGTCCGCGCTGGTGTGTAGCGGCCAGTGGCCTCAGCCAGAGATGTTTCCAGCTATTCACAGCTCAACCTTGAATATAACCAACTTAATTCAAATATGGAATCCAATATATAAAACTGATTTCCCATGCCCTACAATTCCCACTCCATGCACTCACCAATCACCATTGCTGTGAATTGTGATGCAGATACAGATACAGATGCAGACACAGACACAGACACAGACACAGACACAGACACAGACACAGACACAGACACAGACACAGACACAGACACAGACGCGCTATTTACTAGCAATGAACGCCATTTACTAGCTTCCAATCAATCATCTTACTCATATGTAACATAATGTACAACAATACCAATACCCAAATGTGCAATATTCATACTTATATTTATATACCCACACTGTTCACGTTTTGCTAACACATGAATAAATCCAATGAATATAATAACCTTACAACTTACAACAACCTCACTGACTCATTGACCCCAAAAAAACACTTGACCCTAAAACACTATAATGACTTccccccttttttttcttttcttttcttttcgaaatactttctttcttcttcctttttacCCTTTCCAGACTGTTTCTCCCATAAAAgaaatttaaaaaagaaaaaaaaaaacctttaaCATGACAAATACAATaggagaagggaggaaaaaCGACGGGAAATGACCCACCAATTGCTCACCACCAACAATTTTTGCCCTATATGCAGCTCTTGTGTTCAACACTTTTGAATGGTGAACGTTTTCACGTAACGCAGACACATAGCAGAGGTAGCTCCATCCATCACTCTCAGAAATAATATTCAACGTCCAGTTTTAGCACGCTTCATCCCGCTAGTATTGAAAGGAGATACACTTCCACTTGGACCAGGACTGTCTTCTCTAAAATTTGAGTTTAGCATAGCTAGCTCCCGAAGTTGCTGTCTTTTGTAAAAGTCTTGCGATTCATCCTGCAAATGAAAATTCCACTTAACAAAAGAAATACAGAACAATATACAAATTAAGAACAAGTCCAAGGCATTTGCTGGCTACATACCACAGGCTTTAGCAATTCTTCTAAAATTTCTTTAGCCTGGCGCAACTTTATGTCAATAATGTTGGGAGCCATATCAGCTTCAATCAATATGTGAAGTGGCTCATTCAGGTGTTCATAACCAGGTCTTCCTCGAAGCTTCTCTTCCTAAACCAAGGAAAAGGCATATGAGACACAAGAGTAAGTGATAATCATGCTAACTTACAAGAAACAAGCAATCCTGTCATTCTGATGGATCCATAACAATTCACCGGAAagtgaaaatcttaccttgtcTGGATCTTTGATTGATCCTTTACCCCTAATGTACACGCGGCAGCCAGTCGAGGCTTCAACGCGTTTCAGAGAATTTCCTCTGGGTCCCAGGAGTCTACCAACAAAATTAAACTGAAACAAAAGGCAAACTTGGTTAACTAAAACAGTAATTTCTCGTTCAAGTATAGAGTTCAAAGCCCTACGAAAGACAATGTGCAAGTAGAACATTTAACTTACATTTGGATATGAATCGACAGGTATTTCCAACCGCATTATTTTTTTTGCAGTATATGAGCTAGGGCTCGCAGGTGCCCCTTGCCAGTCCATCGACATTCCAGGTGGACCACTCATTCTCTGTTTGAAAAAACGAGGATTCATTACATTAACCAAAAATATGTTGGTGAAGAAGAAGAGAAGGAGCTTAACAACAGTAACAAATCCTCTAAAGACTAATGAGGCTCCTAGAGTCCTAAGCTAAAGCAGGTCTGGGAAGAAGGGGGATTACAGTAGCATTATTTCTGCAACAAATCAACAATATGCATTATTTACTGTTTAAGACGTTAGCCATTATAAACCAAAGCATAAGAATAGGTTTGGAGCATCCAACAAGGCCAAAAATGGACACAAAAAGTACAATAGAGAAGCCTAAAACGCTTGCAGCTCCACGAACCACTAGATCGGCAAAGAAATTATCGCAACTCAACCAAAAAGCTATTCTGAAAAGCTCCCGGAAAGCTTTTTTCCTGTTGTACCAGCTACGGATCCTCAATGGCTTACTCTGCGATCTTGGCAGTTTTAAACGCTGCATCGCTTCTCAAATTCAGTCACATCAGTGATCTGTACACATTGTCTCCCTGTACTCTAATCATTGAGCTTTGTCAATTCCTCTCTCAACGCCTACTTCATTTGTTTGTGGCTTATTGCCgttttagcttcacttaaataTTCACGACATCTTTCCAATCTCCCCTCCCCTCTCATGTCCCCTCACCACGTTAGTCTCGCTGCTTATGTTGATGGAGGACTTGATAATTTGATACTGTATAGGTCTATGAGACACGACTCTAGATTTCTATCACGAGAATCTCATAGAGAAGCTAGATCTGCATGAAAATAGTCACATGACTTCTTGGCAACCATCACTAGATTAATTTGAATAAAGATGTGACGCAAAATATTGAACTCCTGCAATATGATTATATACACTTCATACTTTCCTAGGAAAAAGGGCAAGTTCAATGCTAATACTAGCACAAGGGATTATTTTTAGTATTAGGGTGTTCTGGATCAttccttcttttcttttccctATTAAGCGGGGGAGGGGAAAAAACCATAGAATGTGCTATGCTATTTGTTTGAAACACAGCTAACCGTATAGATGGAACCTAATTGATCAGATAGTAGTAGTACTGGAGTAGTGCTAAAATGCTGACCAGatgatgaattgttgttttgagTAAATTCAATCGAACACCTCCAGAGGACTTAGGATCTTAAACAAAAAACCAACATGTTACCTAAAGACAATTCCACAAATCCCTTACATATTAAAGGAGATGATTACACGGGTAGAAGAAAATCAGCAACACAATCATCACCGTGATCATCCGGCAAGTAATGCAACCAAGGTAATGTAATTGTCAAATGTAAAGGGGAAACCTTTTTGGATACAATATTACCGTTAAAATGCATAGAAGTGAATGGCATGTTGCACGCCAAGAAATATTGAAAAGGCATGAGAACAAGTACAAGTCCAAGTCAAGACAGACCTAGAATCATTTTGATGCAAGACTCCAATTCAACATCTCAGGAGTTGTCCAGGTGATCCTTTCTGTTTGACCAAGTGATAATGCTTATAAGCACAATTGTTCATAAATATTTGCTAAGAAGCTACAATTTATGTAACACAAGGACTTTGGACTTAACCAGTACGGGGGATAGTAAGGTCTCCATCTCAGCTACAATTAACACTTCAATAATTTGGTTGACAAGACatccaaaaatgaaattcaaaaaaTCGTGGGATATATAAGCTTGTCTACTTGGGTACTGATGTTCTCTAAATCTCATGAATGAGACCCCATGCTTACTAGTGTGGCAGTAAAGTTTACCAACTCAGCAAGTTAGGAACATGAGCTCAAATGAACGGCCGCCCCTAGATGATTACTAAGGAAGATTGGCAGGGGAGTTTCGTAaaacaaaacaagaaaaaattCACAACTTCCAAGTTCCAGGAACTTTTCCTGCAATGCTGAATAAAGACCTACAATTCCAACTACGACTAATACGAGAAAtctttcaaaaagaaattaaaagatGCACTAGAGATGAGGAGGCCAAAAGCATAGAACTAATAgggaaattccaaaaaaaaacactaaaTAGGAAAATAGAATCCTAGTGGCAGCACGAGTCTGAAGTAAAGTGAGAAAGGAGAGTAAAAATAGCTAATTCTTCAACAGACAAGCATCTAAATTCCATCTTTGAAAGCTTTTTACATACAACAGCAGCCATATATGAGAATCCAGTTGCAGAAAGTACCTCTTGATGTAGGCCGTTCCATCCACCATATCCACCTCCATGGATATTAGAAACTAAATTTGAAGATGCCATAGGACTGGGGCTCCTATGTTGACGCCTATCAAAATCACCAAAACCTTGACTAGGCAACATACCAGAAACCCTCAATATCTCTGCAGCAATCAATCAGAAACATGTTAGAAATGTACGGAGTATATTAATACACTCAATACTGCTGCCTTTGCTTTAAACAATTCAAGCTGCCGAAAATCGGGTCGATAAATATCAAATTGTAGCAATTCTCAAGTTGTCCAcattattaaaaaaagaaaaagaaaaagaaaaaaggagtTGCAGACATTCGTCACTGAACACAGAGAACAGCAGTAGGAAGGTTAGGCAAATACATGTGGTGTAATTAGTTGACACATCATAATGTTGTCAGAGGAATAGTTACAGATTGAAATCCCAGATGAATCAAATTGATACTCAGCTGGTGAAGAAGTATTATTCAAGCTAGACAAATATATCCCAACTGTCAATCAAATTCTATTAAttggattttaaaaaaaaaatagaaaaatgccagTTGATTCAGATTCAAGGATCCCAGGTGGCCTCCAAAGAAAAAGGCAGATCCAGTAAACGAAAAAGGGGAAAAAGAAAGAACCTTGATTTAAGAGGCGGCTGCATATGGGGAGGACTTGCATGAAAGGACCCAATTTCTGATGTTCATTCAGCAACTCCGTCAAGTATTGACTGCACCCATTTACCCACAAAATAGACTAGACCAAGTCAATCTTCTTATCATCAAAAATCATACAAGTAGAAATTCATAATAAACCaactaaaaataattaagagCAGAAGTAGGGTTTGAAGTTGGAAGGAGTGTGAAAGTAGTGTTAAGTAAGtagggttttaattaattaattgattttaaaaataaagggGGTAGACCTATCATCAGAGGCAGCGGCGGCACTTCTAATCTGAGGAGAGACTGCTCTTGCTGGTGAGAAGTTTGGATTATATAGTCCTGACATGATTTCTTTATCTTTCTTTATAATTATATAAGGACCCAATTTTTGATAGATGTTCGCACCCAGATGTAATAAGGTAAGAACCTCCCAGTTGGCGGTGGTGATGGAAGGGAAAGAAGGTGGAGGTGGTGGGAGGGGGgcggagagagaagaagaagaagaagaagaagaagggggaagagagagaaagggtggAGGCTTTTTATGTTGCAGAAGAAAAGGAGGAGACACAAAAGGGAAAAAAGGGTTTTTGTAAGAAAAAGGAAACCACAcacctttttttatttttattttttttttttcttattaataACTCAGTAGTCTGTAGTAAAAAAGTGGAgtgattaaataaaaaaagaaaaaataaataaataaaaatggtGAAAGAGTGAACAGTAGTAGACCCTCCCCCTTCCGATGCGCTTACTTCTATCGCTTTTCCCCTTGATttttgctgttttttttttcctttttcttttcttgtaaAGTCCGTGGAATTAAATATTGTGCTCCTACTACCCTAAAATTAAAGACAGTCGCAAGATGGTCTTTCCTCGTGATTAAATTTTAGACAAAGGTCGTAACTCGTACGGGATACACTTGCGTTTAGGGATTTCATTCTCAATCCAACATGTTAAACTCCGACCATTTATAATCTAAATCGTTTAAAATCGTAATTGTTTATTCGAACTCGACCCATTCTGATCCATTATATTAAACCCAAATTCAACACAACCCATTAATATTGGTCCGATTAAGATTTAAAATCCAATAACATATCGATCTGTGACAATCCGAACCGAACGATCTGAAACTCGTTTCTGACTCGATCCGTATCAACCCGAATCTGTTCCAACCAAAGGAAAATATTTTAATCCCATGCGTTTGCAACCCCTGACCCGTTTAATCTGAATCGTTTCAACTTGTGAGCCATTTAATCTGAATTGTTTTAAGACGTGACTCGTTTATTCAGAACTGGTTATAACTtgtaaggccctgtttagttcaccttatttcaggaccttattacttatttcagctttaatcagatcagaccagatcagatcagatcagacctgatctgatcagatcaaaaaaataagttcagatcagatcagacaagAACcgattattatgattattataattattatatatttatatcattgtcaagggatacacttgccttttccagccgtatttatttaagagatacacttaccatttttagtaacttatcaacaccaccatctaattaaataatctatctaatatatcaTATGGTCCACCACCCTATTAacacaaataatttcagaactacaccccacctcccaccccctaaaatgacatggtccccacttattttaccTATTAGAATATCTACCTAAcctcacttgttttattactttatttcattcaatttttcatCTTAATACACGTGCCGGCCAAGTCtaccccttaaataaatacggagggagtattaattaaggcataaaaaacattaacaaaacattcaaattcatcatgtccaaattaaaaccattaagtccatTTCAGAAACAATATGATCAGGTCTTGTCCATGTcaaaactgatttttatagatcagaaccattatatatctaGACCAGAACTGATATAGTACGAAAAAttgctccgaagagctcatttgagatcaaaaagtactaagggacggaggtaaaaacactataaaatatgaatatATCAAACTCCACCAAGCTAGAtatttgcttgtccctaagcaaagaaatcattgatgaatacataaatcaacttcaccgCGAAAAAAACATTTCAGAACAATGGGTACGGTTCAAGGTAAAATCCAAtaagctgttaggttatgatacatataaagcatatatatttcatgcggaaaaaccataaagccaggaatccaaattaatagccacataacaattagcataatttaggatgcacacttttgtagcgtgccctccctagctgctcccgaaccgaacaagaacaagtttagaaatccaagtgtagtccctccgtagatagtccacagcacgttcggatccgccttagatttaattaactagaattcaacctaaggtttttaagttattcgaatataattgtGACAAATTATTAtcttagttttaaccttaaaactatatgaatacttgaattgggtgtttataaattgtgaattccatcacctatttatagggttggaataatggaTTAGAAgcctactaggtttcaattaatctaatcctattagaattagacattaattaaaactaataagttaatgtttgattaaacaactaactctagtagctttaggaaattaatctttaatctaatcctaattgcttaaggattcgacgtatgcacgaactcaacgcacacacgcacgcacatcccacgaggggcgctggaCGCGAGCGCGCACGGAGCAGGATCGACCCACAGCGCTGCGGCCCATCGCTTGGGCGCGccagccttgccttgctcgctgggcctggccttgcgcgctgcttggctgggcctgcgtgcCTTGGCGGGTTGTTgtgctgccttgcgcgcatgggcttgctaggcgtaggcctggcttcgtgttgggccttgcgtctagcaagctcgtccgatgtttatttcgtacaacgcgcttccaattaattttccgattccggaattcatttccgattcgaacaatatttaatattttcgattccggaattaatttccgtttcgaacaaatatttaatatttccgattttggaaatattttccgattccgataatatttccgattccgacaatatttccatttccggcaatatttccgattctggcaatatttccatttccaataatattttccgatacgtaccatgtttccgtttcctgcaacatctacgacttggataatatttatatttccgatacgatccatatttccgtttccggcaatatcattgtttccggagtattcataatttgccttttgacgatttcagctcccactggaaccgagatccgtcaattccgaatatccataaatggagtatttaattcacttaaatactttatCCATTCAtgtgctatttgtgtgaccctacttcAGTCAAGactaagttgtggattaatattattaattccacttgaactgaagcggcctctagctaggcatacagttcacttaatctcactgaattattaacttgtataattaattaatactgaaccgcatttattagacttagcattgaatgcatacttggaccaagggcattatttccttcacaagcatgcatcaatgccaaccaatcaaatccaattGACCACAAATCTTCCCTAACAATTGTCACTTAGAGAAAACCACAAGTGTATATGGAATTCAAGGCTAGTGCTTACACACTCTTCACTCATTTATatggcgggtaaaagatgtacccgttctcTCCCCTCCCAACAATttatgtgaacaatgccctcccaaactcacaacacttgtgtgtttaaaagaacatgcactcaacctagcagtagactcggaatatgtcatgtcataactttcattgataaacaactactttcacattaatatgactctatgcaaAAAGGTTGGAAggtctagatgtatcctatgcatgcaaaaatctaggctaataccctttaaatcgtCAATACTGTACCCGATGGCCTTTTTGTGCTTTTTAAACACattaagaagttgggataactggtctgcatcaagtgcagcaCTGAAAATCACAGATCAAAGCTATTCATCAGCCAAAAATGCATATTTCAGATTAGCAGGAAGAGGTTTAAGTTCGgatttctttacctcttttacagaacaaaccggccgaactaacctcaTCACTTTGGTGCTCTCCTCGGGTTCAAGCTCTCCACCATCAAGAGCTAACTatagagcatccacttcagcactccaagaactgctatcgcctgcagaagattcacaacaaagcactgcctccaagggatccctttcgagaacttgggagacgttatctcGCATAATAAAATCAACTTCATCGATTCGATAGCATTGTTCTTCCTCTAGCATGGCACtctttaaggcactattcagattaaaagtcaccttattatccccaacagacaaagtcaatttcccacttttaacatcaatgaccgcacctgccgtgtgaaggaagggtctacctaagataatgggaatttgagaatcctcttgcatgtctagtactacaaagtccacaggtatatagaatttacctatgCTAAcggggacgtcctctaaaacacctaaggggtatttaacagaacggtcggccatttgcagagtgatattagtaactttaagctcacccatgttcaatttaGTATAAACAGACAAGGGCATAACaaacacactagcacctaaatcacataaagcctTATCGATAAAaacggtgccaatgttacatgggatggaaaaaatctcggggtctttaagtttaggtggagacttgttttgtaaataagcactacattcctcagtaaaagtgatatgcatgttttatatagtatttttacccccgtcccttagtgcttttatgtgtcaaacgtgctcttaggagccgtttctagtactaatgtgtgttattgagtgtgccttgagtttcaggtttgattatgagaaattggtcgttttagacccgtttcattgttgatctaggccactatatgagtccgagaagttcgggacctccatcgtcgactttcgggagccttggatgcttatggttgagccccgggagttagactcagtgatatgggcgagctacattgaagattgcaaatcgcccagGAATCtgtgggcgaaatgcaaccatcgggcggatttATAAGTAATATGgaatcatcaacgcgcgcccgatcgggcgcatctcgcccgatccggatcgggcggtcaatctaGAGGCTGTATGGAGAGTTCaaaaaccgcccgatcgggcggattttggaccgatcgggccgactatcgagtggatcgcccgatcgggcgaagcgacgcccgatcgggcgacgccaacccccagcacttatgcgcgagttttctttccgttttttgggctttattttgggcaaactatataagcaagccttaattgtttttagagaacatcttattttctagtattagccccttagtttatttctcttagctttgttttctctctaaatttatgcaaacacttagttttcaatttcaataaaaattcaagctttctatttctcttgttcttcaattaaggtattgttctttatttcaattctttgtttagctttaattatgttttcaatcatgctaattgctttgtttattgttaatatgcttgagtagtctattttctagggtttggggatccatgaataatatgaagggatattgaataattgtgattgttggcattgtaattaattcctattgattggtttatttcactatacaattagattttgcgcaggtttaattgtggtagttatgcaattataaattaagattcgagagatgcaatttgatgtttaggcttgtgtcaataggtggaattagagttaatacgtagcgacagcccgttaattctaagtctatgattagtatcgattcgagagagcatgctagtctaattaattactttgttgaatatcgtgattgttcattgtcctggattgttatctgttggtgaacctatgccctagattccttaatatattgattcctaGTTGTTTAAATATCGCCGTAGTTTTAGCAAACCatcaaaccaactcttgttcacaatagtctagattaattaattgatagttgAAAGAACACCTGTTTCCCTGTGggttcgatcctgacttcccttgctacctagctagtggaccttaggttattttttattaggtgataggactttagcctgtcaaaatttggcgccgttgccggggagacggttttattttctattgttgattgcttatcctagattattgtttgttactactcaaggaactcacgttccttgagaccggatctcacattgttttgtagtctttgtctatgcccaggaccgtaggtactagtaatcttactccattcgatcctgagcccgaaagaacctttcgtagacgaagaactttcattgcacagtgtgggaattactctgactctgatcataatattggcgatctttttccttcagatacagattcagtttcagagatagagatgggtgacgaaaatctgataccgccacctaccccacggcttacggactattctaagccaagtcttccgtgctaccaaaggcgatcatgccttctattgcagctgagaccttcaagattgagcctgcattgattaacatgatcgagagacgccagtacggtgg contains:
- the LOC110804675 gene encoding KH domain-containing protein At3g08620, giving the protein MSGLYNPNFSPARAVSPQIRSAAAASDDSQYLTELLNEHQKLGPFMQVLPICSRLLNQEILRVSGMLPSQGFGDFDRRQHRSPSPMASSNLVSNIHGGGYGGWNGLHQERMSGPPGMSMDWQGAPASPSSYTAKKIMRLEIPVDSYPNFNFVGRLLGPRGNSLKRVEASTGCRVYIRGKGSIKDPDKEEKLRGRPGYEHLNEPLHILIEADMAPNIIDIKLRQAKEILEELLKPVDESQDFYKRQQLRELAMLNSNFREDSPGPSGSVSPFNTSGMKRAKTGR